AGCATGTTTGCTGTGGAGATGATGAAAGCCGTCGCAAAGGCAATCATGAAGGACGGAAGAATGAAATCGCCGATCAGCCGGGCAGTCAGCATGACCAGCCATGTGTTGATGACTAGGGTAAATAGGCCTAGAGTGAGAATGTTAATGGGAAGGGAAACCAAAAGCAAAATCGGTCGCAGCAGTAGTCTGACGAAGCCGAGAGCCAGGCCTGACCAGAATATAGTCTGTACGGAGGAAATGGTGATGGATGGAAAAAGGTAACTTGCGACATAGATACCTAACATGTTGGCAAGGCATTTTATCATAAATTTTTTCATATAGCATTTCCTCGGCTATTCTAATGAAATAGTAAGCTGAAACTCTTTAGCTGATACGTCTATCAATTCCAGGCTTCCCATTTCCTCTAGTTCAATAAGTAATTGCATGGTTGATGCTAAAATCATTTGCGGTATCTGAGAAATCGGTAAGAAATGGACCCATACTGCAAAGAGATCTGTGATTGTTTTCAATAAATCCTTAAAAATGAACAATGGAATGGGAAATACAAAAGGAATAGAATGAACTTTGCATTTCAGCAGGATAAAATGATTGTGGTTTTTATTCAACATAAATTTCAACCTTTGTAGGACCTTCGTGCGGATCTTCGATTTCTACATCGACTAATTTTCCATCCACCAGACCTTGATCTATCAACTGTACAAGCTCATCAAAGTTAATGCCGGAGAGGTCGATGCCTTTCTTTTGCATTTCCTCGCGAGCATCATCGGGGATAAATTTCATGCCGATATCGGCAAATTTACTCGCAATTTTTAATAACTTGAGGGGGATATTCACATTCACCTTGCTGTGTTGACCACTGACTACTCGGATACGGAGAAAACGATTGCTGCTTCCCGTTTCTAACGGCTTTACTTCTGTGTTCTCCATCGCCTTTAGCAGTTCGTAGCCTTCATTGGCCGTTATTTTACCATTCTGGATCATTTCCAGCACTTTGCGTTTTTCGTCTTGCATTGTGTTTGCCTCCTACCTTTATTTAAACTTATTTTTTCAGTTTACGGAGCCGTAATGTGGCTTCTACGGTGGTAATTTCTCCTTTTTCAAGGGACTCGAGGATTTCTTGACGGTAGGATTGCTCGACCTGAGGCTCTTCTTTGGTATCTTGATAACCCAGGTTGCGTAAAACGGTATCTAAACGATTGCGAATGGTCGGATAAGAGATGCCGAGTCCTTTTTCAATATCCTTAAGGTTGCCCCGACACTGCAGGAACACTTCGAGAAATTCCATCTGGTCACTGGGAAGGCGGCAAAACTTACATGGTTCGAACTCGCCTTCAATTTTTGTATTGCAGTGGGAACATTCTAGTTTTGTAATGGCCATTTCCTGTTGGCAGACAGGGCAGCAATGAAGAAGTTTATGACGCACGGTGGCTCACCTCGATTTCTTTTGATGAGACAAATGTAACACATAATATTAATAATATCAATGTTTATATTGATATTATTGAAAAAATACAATTAAATAATTGATAAAATGTTAAGTTCCAATAAAAATATCATAACTAGTGATTCGCTAAAGACAAAATCAGGATCAATAACATCAGTGTGTCTAGGAATCGTGCGCTCTAATCGCATGCATGAGATACCCGGGCGTTTTTAGATAACTTGCTAAATGACTTTGCAATCAGGTATAGTGTTATTAATAAAGTGACGAGGTGATCGTATGCCCCATACATACCGCAAGAATATCACTCCTGGGACGGCAGTGAAGGTTGTACAGAAGCAGCACCAGCGCACCGGCCAGCTCACAGAAGGGATTGTAAAGGATCTTCTTACATCCAGTCCCATTCATCACCGGGGGATCAAAGTTCGCCTGACTTCCGGGATTATTGGCCGAGTACAACAAATTCTCTAGACATGTACCGCCAGGGAGTAAAAAAGAGGAATGATCCCATTGATACGGGACATTCCTCTTGGAATCACGGGGACGGTTCTCTTGTTATGCTCGCGCAATCACACTTTGACAAATCCCCGTCATCTGGCAATCTGGTTCGTCGATATCCCTGTTATATTTTTATTTGCCGATGAATCTCTTCCCGTTTTTCTTTTGGTTGTCGGTCTTTTAGGGGTATGGTTAGCACCTCTATTTTTAAGGATATGATTTTGCTGGCTACTCGTCAAGAGAACCGTCCCCTTGAGTCTTCGTCCCCTTGAGTCTTTGTAGATTACATTCTTAAGGAATCCCGGGGACGGTTCATGTATTTACGCTAACAGATGACTCAGATTCAGCAGCTCAGCAGGATTGGTACTATAATCGGAATGAAACCTGACGTAACGAGCGCAGACAGGGCCATTCCAATCCCGGCCATCATGCCTTGCTGTTCACCTTCCAGCAGAGCGACGGCCGTTCCCTGTCCATGCGAAACAGTTCCCATCGCCAAGCCCCGAATGACAGGATTGGTAATTTTTAAGAAGGTCAGCAGCGCCGGTCCCAGGACTGCCCCCAGCGTACCGGTTGCAACCACGAATGCGACAGCTAACCCGGGGTCCCCGCCGTTCATTCTCGCCACTTCGACGGCAATCGGCGCCGTAGCCGACTTAGGGCCGATCGAAATGACCACATCCCTGGGCAATCCCAGCCATTGCACGATACCCATCGCGATCAGGGAAGTGAGTGCTGACGCCAGACATACACCGCCAATGATTAAAACGAGATGTTTTTTCACTACCGCACGATGGTTATACAGGGGCACAGCCAGGCAGACTGTGGCCGGTCCCAGCAGGATGCTGATCAGGTCTTTTCCCGGCTGATACATTTCATAGGGTATGTGAAAGATCAACAGTATGGCAATGACCAGAGCCGAACTGACTGCCACCACATTCAGCCAGGGGCTCTGATAACGCAGGCAGAGGCGGCGGCTAAACAGATACGCTCCGAGAGTGAGCGAAATCATCATAAGGGTAACGATATCCTGATCCTGCATTTCACTCCCCCCTTTCCTTTAAAAACGCCGTCACCCGGAATACCAGAAATGCTGCCAAAAAGCTAAGGATCAGCGAACTGAACAATACCAGCCCGTCATGGTAAAAAAGCGGCCAGTAATTGATAAAACCCACGGCAAGCGGTACAAACAAAAACGCCATATGCTTAAGTAAAAACTGAGCGACCTCACGAATTTGAGATACTTTTACAATCCCGAAATGCAGCAAAGCAAACAGAAGGATCATACCCACTACGCTGCCCGGAAGCGGCAAGTGTAAGATCCGGGCTATGCCATCACCCGCCAGTGATACCAGTAAAATAAGGGCTAACTGGCACATAACCGATACCGTTTTCAGCACTGTCGTCATCTTACCCCCACCTTTCGATAAATCTTGCCGTAATCTTAATTCTACACGTGCTAATATCAGCAGTAAAATATATAATATAGATATTTGCATAGATATTGACTATGAATATATTTGTTCATAACGAAGCGATTTTTTGCAAATATTTTAGAGGATGGCAGGAGGAGAGAGTATGCTGAATTTCGCAGCGGAGGCGGAAAAGTACCGGCAGGAATTTGTGGCCTTATTGGACCAATGGATCAGGATTCCTTCTGTATATAGCGATGCGGCTGCCCCGGCGGGGATGCCTTTTGGCAGAGAGGTGGCTCAGGCGATGGAATGGTTTATCAGCCAGGGCCGGGAAGCCGGGTTTGCGACAAAAGCGGTGGATGGCTACGCAGCCCATGTCGAATACGGCAGCGGCGGGGAATATGTCTGCGCCTTCGGCCACTGCGACGTGGTTCCGGCGGGGGGAGGGTGGAGCGGCGATCCCTTCAGGCTGGCAAAACAGGGCGACAGGCTGATTGGCCGGGGGGTAATCGATGATAAGGGGCCGCTGCTTGCCGCCTTCCTCGCGCTAAAAATCATACGGGATCAGGGTCTCCCTTTGAAGCGGAGAATCAGGATTGTCGCCGGGGGAGACGAGGAAAGCGGATTTCGCTGCATCCGGCATTATTTTCAAAGAGAACCCAAGCCGGCGTACGGGTTTACCCCCGATGCCAAATTTCCCGTCATCAACGGCGAGAAAGGCGGCCTAACGCTGGAGATCAGCGGCGGCGTGGCGGACAGCGGGCTGCTGATACGGGGCGGGGAAGTGCATAATACAATCCCCGGCTCTGTCACTGTTATGAACTGTTCGGCTGATCCAGCGATGCTGGAACAGTTTGTAAAAGCGGAAAATCTGAATCTGGAGTATATTCGTGATGAAAACACCGTTAGAGGTTTTCGGCTCATCGGCCAGGGCGGGCATTCCTCCAAGCCGGAACAGGCGAACAACCCCGTCGAAAAGGTGTTCAGGCTCCTGGCGTCAGTGGGTGAGGCGGGCCGGCTGAAGGATCTGGTCCCGCTATTCGGCGGGGATAATCGGGACGGCATGCTGTTTGGCCTCGACCAACAGGGGCGGTGTGGGAGCCTTACGCTGGTTCCGACGATCCTTCGGCTGGAAGGCGGCAGGCTGAATCTGACGCTCAGCATTCGCTACCCGGAAAATACCGGCATGGCAGAAATCCTGGAAAAAATGCGGCGGTATTTCAACCATCACGGGCTTGCCGGCTACAGCATAACCGCCGGCAACAATAAAAGGCCTCATTATGTCGAGGCGGATTCGTCATGGGTCAAAAAACTCTATAACGTTTATGTGAAGCATACCGGTGACACCCGGCATCCGATACGGGTCACCAGTGCGGGCACCTACGCGGCGGAAATGGGGAATGCGGTGGTATTCGGCGGAGAATTCCCCGACGGTTCCGCGGGCAACGCGCACATGGCCGGTGAATACGGCAGCGAGGCGGCTTTTATCAAAGCCATCGGCATTTATGCCGAGGCGTTATGGGAGTTGGGGAACCTTTGAGCAAGGATATGGCACTTATCAAGACATTCCCGATAGATACATCTTCGGGGAGAGGGGCTACAATGGGCTTGTAGGATGGTGAAGGCATGATCAGCAGGAAACATGCGATGATTATTCAGTATCTTACCGATAAAGACACCTATGTTACGGCGGATGAGCTAAGCCTGCGCCTGGAAGTTTCCGTTCGGACCATCAAGCGATATGTCCAGGATCTGAATTACTTTCTTTATGAGTACGGCGTGGAGATCGCTTCCGTCAAAGGGGTCGGGTATAAACTGCAGGGGCCGGCGAAGGAGCTTCGGCGGATTGGCGAAGAGGCTGCAAAGTACTTTGAAGGTCCCCTGGATGATTCATCCGAGGGGAGAATCAGCAAAATTATCTGCGCCCTTTTGGATCGAAGCTATACCAGCGCCGAAGAGCTCAGCGACATGCTGAACCTGAGCATAGCGAGCGTCAATAAGTGCATGGCCAGTGTGAAACGCATTCTGCGGGAATATGATTTGCGGCTGGCAGCGAAGCCGTTTTACGGGAGCAAAATCGTCGGCGAAGAACTGCAATTGCGGGCGCTGATGCTGCATTACGCCGTCAAAAGCGACGGAGACCGCCTGGAAGTAAAACTGGACACCATTTCTGAACAAGAGATCAAAACAATCGAAGAAATCATTACGGAAGCGTTGATTGCGCGCAGCATCATTCTTGCCGATAAAGACTTCAATGAGCTGCTGGCCAGAATTCTTATCTCCGTGGCCAGGGTGCGAAAAAACGGCGGTCTTGAAAAAAGCAAGTTTCAAGAGGACTACCGACTCCATAACTATTATCTTATTCAGGACATCCTGACCCGGATCGGCAGAAAGCTCGCCGTGCCGATGGATGAAAACGAGGCGCTGTATGTGTCCTCCAGCAGCGGCATCGTCCTTTATGACTATAATACCCGGATGAAACTGACGGCGGATACGCAGGATACGATCAACCGGTTCGTCGAGGAAGCCCTTACGGAAGTGAGCCTGGCCACGGGTCTCGACTTTCGCGGCGATGTCAATTTCATCAATGCCCTGACAATGCATCTGAGGATTTCCATCAACCGGTTCAAAGCCGGCATCAATGCGAAGAACCCGCTGCTGAAACAAATCAAGGCCCAGTTTCCCATGGAAACCAGCCTTGCCGCCCTTGTGGCGAAAAAACTGCAGGAAGAGTTTGCCGTTGTTTTGGACGAGGATGAGCTGGGCTTTATCACCATGCACTTTGGCGCCGCCGTCGAACGAAAAAAGAGTGCAAGCGGCAAGAAAGTCTGCATCATCTGCCACTATGGCATCGGTACATCCCAGCTTCTGGCGGAAAAGCTGAAGCAAAGGATCAGCGACATTCATATCGTCGGAACCTATCCGGCAAGATATCTGGATATCGCGCTGAAAGCCGATATTGATCTCATTGTTTCCACGATAAAGCTGGACCAAAAAGATGTAAAGGTGCCGGTGCTGTACATCGAAAATGTATTCTCTGACGAAATTGTGAACGAATTTCACCAGGTTTTTCAGGAGCAGGAAGAAAGGAAAAAAATATTCAGAACAGTCTTTCACCGCGAGGCCTTCGTCCGGATTGCGGCGGAAACGCCGGAAGAAGCCATACGGAACCTCGGCCGGGCGATGCAGGCAAAAGGTTTGATCAACGAGGAAATCATCACTATGGTGCTGGAGCGGGAGACCATGTCGTCCACCGATATTGGCAACCTGGTTGCCATTCCCCATACGATTTCCGAAGGGGCCTGCCCATCGGTCATCGGGGTAGGGGTGCTGGAAAAACCCATCCTTTGGCGTAAAGAAGAGGTCCAGCTGATTTTCATGGTATGTTTCAACCGCAAAGAGAGCCATAACTTCCCGCTGTTCAAGCACCTGTACAGTTTTATCAGGGATGAAGGCAATGTCAGGCGGGTGATCAAAACGTTCGGTTTTGAAAAGCTGCTGGAGCTATTAGACGTAAAGTAGAGGAGCCGTTATTAATGAGCGAAGTGTTTACAAAACAACATGTAAAAATAGATGTGGATTTACCGGATAAAGAAGCTTATTTACGATATATTGCCAAACTCGCCCTCAAGCTCGGGATTGGCAAGGAGGAGCAGGGCGTCTATGAGGGCTTGCTGCAGCGGGAAAAGGAATTCTCAACGGATTTGGGCTGCGGCATCGCGATCCCGCACACTAAATCCGACTATATTGCCAGACCGGCGGTACTGGTGCTGAAACCGCAGAAAAAACTTGCCTGGGGGGATGATAAAGACGGCGAGGATGTCCAAATGATTATCAGTCTTTTAAGTTTGAATGAACAGGGGGGAGACAGCCATCTCAATCTGCTGGCCAGCCTGGCAAGAAAGCTTGTCGACGAGGAGTTCAAGCAAGCGTTGCTGGCCGCCCGCAATGAGGAAGAAATTTTCCGGATGGTGGAGCAGGCTCTACTCAGCTAAAGAAAAGAAAGGGGATACGAATGGCAAAGAAATTAATCGCGTTATGCGCATGCCCGATGGGACTGGCGCACACGTTCATGGCGGCGGAGGCCATCCGAAAAACGGCTGTGGCAATGGGATACGAGGTGAAGGTTGAGACCCAGGGGGCCGACGGAATCAAGAATGAATTGACGGCTGCGGACATTCGTGAAGCAGATATCATCATTCACGCTGTCGGCGTCACACCGCAGGGACTCGAAAGGTTTGAGGGCCTTGCCGTCTACGAAGTGGGCCTTCAAGACATTATTAAAAATCCGCAGGATATCCTCAAGGAAATTGAAGCGGACCTGGAGCAATAAAAAGCACCTGCATCTTCGGGAAAAGCTGGACAGAAATAAAGGATTTTAGCAAAAGAAGCTATAAAAATACAGGGGGAGGATACTATGGCATTTCAGAAAAAGATCATCGGCACATCGTCAGCAGGTACAACCAATAATAATGCTGCGGTTGAAACATCCGCCAAAACCTCTGGCTGGGCCGAATTCAGCAAGCATATCATGACCGGGATTTCCTATATGATCCCGATGCTGATCATGGGCGGCTTAATTGGCGCCATTTCCCAGGTGGTTCCCTACGGAATCTTAAATGTCGATCCTTCGATGTCCATATTGGATGCCATTAATTCCGGCAAATATACCGGCGGCAGCTTTACCATGCTGCAGATTGCCAGCATCATGGAGAGCTTCGGCTTTACGCTATTTGGGTTTGCGATTCCCATCTTTACAGCCTTTACCGCCAATTCCATCGGTGGCAGGACCGCGCTGGCGGCCGGCTTCATCGGCGGCTATATCGCGATAAAACCGGTAGCAGTTCTGAGCCTGACGGACGGAAAGTGGGCTGCCCAGGCGCCGGTAGCATCCGGCTTCCTGGGAGCGATCCTCATCGCCTTTATGATCGGTTATTTCGTCAAGTGGCTGAATGAGAAGATCAATATGCCGCATAAATGGCTGGCTTTTAAAACGACCTTTTTGATTCCGCTGATTGCGGCGCTGGCCTGCCTGGTCCTCATGGTTTTCCTGATTACGCCGTTCGGCGGCTGGGTAAACAATTTGATCAAAGATGTGCTGCAAGCGGCGGGAAGCGCGGGACAGTTCGCCTATGCCCTGGTGCTGTCGGCGGCAACCGCTTTTGACCTGGGCGGCCCGGTGAATAAAGCCGCCGGTTTCGTGGCTCTTGGCTTTACCACCGAACGGATTCTGCCCATTACGGCAAGATGCCTGGCGATCGTGATCCCTTCCTTCGGCTTGGGTCTGAGCACATTGATCGATAAAAAATTAGTAGGACGCCGCGTATATGACAAGCAATTTTATCAGCTGGGCCAAACCGCCATCTTTTTAGGCTTTATGGGAATTTCGGAAGGCTCGATCCCTTTTGCGCTGGAAAGACCCGCTTTTTGCATCCCGCTCTATGTGAGCGGCGCCATTTTGGGGGCGATGTCGGCGGTGGCCATGGGGGCCGTGCAGTGGTTCCCCGAATCGGCGATTTGGGCCTGGCCATTGGTAAAGGGGATTGTCCCGTATATCCTGGGGCTTATTATCGGCTCCACCTTCATCGCGGTGGTGAATGTTTTCTACCGGAATAGGCTGATCAAAGAAGGCCGTCTTGTTGTGAATGAGTAACCAGAAGTGACAACGTAGAGAACTGACTTTGTCAGTTCTCTACTCGTATGCGGAGGCAAACATGAATTTTCGCAGGAGAATCGAGGCAATCAGGGATCTTATCGCCGGCAAGGGGCTGGATGGCGCCTTCATCAGCAGCCCGCAAAACAAGTATTATCTTGGCGGGCTGTTCAGCAGCTCCGGCTATATCGTCATAACCCGCGAGAGCCAATATCTTATGGTAGACTCCCGCTATTTCGTGGAGGCAAAAGCTAAAACCGATCTGTTCCAGGCGGTGTTGCTCTCCGTTGACCATAGCGTTGAGCATCGGTTGAATTCGATCATCGCCGCCGAAGGACTGGCGACGATCGGGTTCGAGGGAAAGGAGCTTTCCTATGACGCTGTCCGGTCTCTTCAAGAGGGCGTGAATTGCGATTTATTTTCGCTCGATCTGGGCAAGATCAGGGCGGTAAAAGAACCTGAGGAAATAGAGGCCATCCAGCAAGCCTGCGCCATTGCCGACGCGGCTTTTCGACATATTCTCGGGTACGTCCGGGAGGGCATGAGCGAAAAAGCCGTGGAAAACGAGCTGCTGCGGTTTATGCGAGCACAGGGGGGCCAAAAGGAATCCTTCGACAGCATTGTGGCCTCAGGCGTCCGCGGCGCGCTGCCGCACGGGAAAGCCAGCGATAAGCCCATCTGCAGAGGGGAGCTCGTCACGCTGGATTTTGGCGCAAAATATAATTATTACTGCTCCGATATTACCAGGACCTTTGCCCTGGGAAAATGTCCGGCGGAACTTGCCGGGGTTTATGAGGTGGTAAGGGCTGCGGGCGATGCGGCGATGCGGATGGCCAAACCCGGCGTTGCCCTGGGGGAATTAGATTACGCGGCGCGCAAGCTCATTGGCGAAAGCGGCTATGGGCAGTATTTCGGCCATAATCTGGGCCATGGCCTTGGCCTTCAGGTCCACGAGTATCCGGCGGTCGCGCTGGAAAGCGGCGAGCTTTTGCGGGAAGGCATGGTGATCACCATCGAGCCGGGGATCTATATCCCGGATGCAGGCGGCGTACGGATCGAGGATGATATTCTGATCATCGGCGACGGGTGCCGTTCCCTGACCCATAGCGCCAGGGAGCTAATCACGGTATAGGAGGACGGGCATGGACAGGTTTGACGTAATGCCGGATCGAATCAGGGAAAAAGCGCGGAAATGGGATAAAACCATCATCGAAAAGAACTTTGGCCGGG
Above is a genomic segment from Acetonema longum DSM 6540 containing:
- a CDS encoding SHOCT-like domain-containing protein; the encoded protein is MQDEKRKVLEMIQNGKITANEGYELLKAMENTEVKPLETGSSNRFLRIRVVSGQHSKVNVNIPLKLLKIASKFADIGMKFIPDDAREEMQKKGIDLSGINFDELVQLIDQGLVDGKLVDVEIEDPHEGPTKVEIYVE
- a CDS encoding BglG family transcription antiterminator is translated as MISRKHAMIIQYLTDKDTYVTADELSLRLEVSVRTIKRYVQDLNYFLYEYGVEIASVKGVGYKLQGPAKELRRIGEEAAKYFEGPLDDSSEGRISKIICALLDRSYTSAEELSDMLNLSIASVNKCMASVKRILREYDLRLAAKPFYGSKIVGEELQLRALMLHYAVKSDGDRLEVKLDTISEQEIKTIEEIITEALIARSIILADKDFNELLARILISVARVRKNGGLEKSKFQEDYRLHNYYLIQDILTRIGRKLAVPMDENEALYVSSSSGIVLYDYNTRMKLTADTQDTINRFVEEALTEVSLATGLDFRGDVNFINALTMHLRISINRFKAGINAKNPLLKQIKAQFPMETSLAALVAKKLQEEFAVVLDEDELGFITMHFGAAVERKKSASGKKVCIICHYGIGTSQLLAEKLKQRISDIHIVGTYPARYLDIALKADIDLIVSTIKLDQKDVKVPVLYIENVFSDEIVNEFHQVFQEQEERKKIFRTVFHREAFVRIAAETPEEAIRNLGRAMQAKGLINEEIITMVLERETMSSTDIGNLVAIPHTISEGACPSVIGVGVLEKPILWRKEEVQLIFMVCFNRKESHNFPLFKHLYSFIRDEGNVRRVIKTFGFEKLLELLDVK
- a CDS encoding CidA/LrgA family protein, with product MTTVLKTVSVMCQLALILLVSLAGDGIARILHLPLPGSVVGMILLFALLHFGIVKVSQIREVAQFLLKHMAFLFVPLAVGFINYWPLFYHDGLVLFSSLILSFLAAFLVFRVTAFLKERGE
- a CDS encoding PTS sugar transporter subunit IIA; protein product: MSEVFTKQHVKIDVDLPDKEAYLRYIAKLALKLGIGKEEQGVYEGLLQREKEFSTDLGCGIAIPHTKSDYIARPAVLVLKPQKKLAWGDDKDGEDVQMIISLLSLNEQGGDSHLNLLASLARKLVDEEFKQALLAARNEEEIFRMVEQALLS
- a CDS encoding Sapep family Mn(2+)-dependent dipeptidase; the protein is MLNFAAEAEKYRQEFVALLDQWIRIPSVYSDAAAPAGMPFGREVAQAMEWFISQGREAGFATKAVDGYAAHVEYGSGGEYVCAFGHCDVVPAGGGWSGDPFRLAKQGDRLIGRGVIDDKGPLLAAFLALKIIRDQGLPLKRRIRIVAGGDEESGFRCIRHYFQREPKPAYGFTPDAKFPVINGEKGGLTLEISGGVADSGLLIRGGEVHNTIPGSVTVMNCSADPAMLEQFVKAENLNLEYIRDENTVRGFRLIGQGGHSSKPEQANNPVEKVFRLLASVGEAGRLKDLVPLFGGDNRDGMLFGLDQQGRCGSLTLVPTILRLEGGRLNLTLSIRYPENTGMAEILEKMRRYFNHHGLAGYSITAGNNKRPHYVEADSSWVKKLYNVYVKHTGDTRHPIRVTSAGTYAAEMGNAVVFGGEFPDGSAGNAHMAGEYGSEAAFIKAIGIYAEALWELGNL
- a CDS encoding PTS fructose transporter subunit IIB, producing MAKKLIALCACPMGLAHTFMAAEAIRKTAVAMGYEVKVETQGADGIKNELTAADIREADIIIHAVGVTPQGLERFEGLAVYEVGLQDIIKNPQDILKEIEADLEQ
- a CDS encoding PTS fructose transporter subunit IIC, with the protein product MAFQKKIIGTSSAGTTNNNAAVETSAKTSGWAEFSKHIMTGISYMIPMLIMGGLIGAISQVVPYGILNVDPSMSILDAINSGKYTGGSFTMLQIASIMESFGFTLFGFAIPIFTAFTANSIGGRTALAAGFIGGYIAIKPVAVLSLTDGKWAAQAPVASGFLGAILIAFMIGYFVKWLNEKINMPHKWLAFKTTFLIPLIAALACLVLMVFLITPFGGWVNNLIKDVLQAAGSAGQFAYALVLSAATAFDLGGPVNKAAGFVALGFTTERILPITARCLAIVIPSFGLGLSTLIDKKLVGRRVYDKQFYQLGQTAIFLGFMGISEGSIPFALERPAFCIPLYVSGAILGAMSAVAMGAVQWFPESAIWAWPLVKGIVPYILGLIIGSTFIAVVNVFYRNRLIKEGRLVVNE
- a CDS encoding phage holin family protein — protein: MKKFMIKCLANMLGIYVASYLFPSITISSVQTIFWSGLALGFVRLLLRPILLLVSLPINILTLGLFTLVINTWLVMLTARLIGDFILPSFMIAFATAFIISTANMLAGCLTDD
- a CDS encoding M24 family metallopeptidase, yielding MNFRRRIEAIRDLIAGKGLDGAFISSPQNKYYLGGLFSSSGYIVITRESQYLMVDSRYFVEAKAKTDLFQAVLLSVDHSVEHRLNSIIAAEGLATIGFEGKELSYDAVRSLQEGVNCDLFSLDLGKIRAVKEPEEIEAIQQACAIADAAFRHILGYVREGMSEKAVENELLRFMRAQGGQKESFDSIVASGVRGALPHGKASDKPICRGELVTLDFGAKYNYYCSDITRTFALGKCPAELAGVYEVVRAAGDAAMRMAKPGVALGELDYAARKLIGESGYGQYFGHNLGHGLGLQVHEYPAVALESGELLREGMVITIEPGIYIPDAGGVRIEDDILIIGDGCRSLTHSARELITV
- a CDS encoding YwbE family protein, producing MPHTYRKNITPGTAVKVVQKQHQRTGQLTEGIVKDLLTSSPIHHRGIKVRLTSGIIGRVQQIL
- a CDS encoding DUF2089 domain-containing protein, which encodes MRHKLLHCCPVCQQEMAITKLECSHCNTKIEGEFEPCKFCRLPSDQMEFLEVFLQCRGNLKDIEKGLGISYPTIRNRLDTVLRNLGYQDTKEEPQVEQSYRQEILESLEKGEITTVEATLRLRKLKK
- a CDS encoding LrgB family protein, with protein sequence MQDQDIVTLMMISLTLGAYLFSRRLCLRYQSPWLNVVAVSSALVIAILLIFHIPYEMYQPGKDLISILLGPATVCLAVPLYNHRAVVKKHLVLIIGGVCLASALTSLIAMGIVQWLGLPRDVVISIGPKSATAPIAVEVARMNGGDPGLAVAFVVATGTLGAVLGPALLTFLKITNPVIRGLAMGTVSHGQGTAVALLEGEQQGMMAGIGMALSALVTSGFIPIIVPILLSC